One Paraburkholderia dioscoreae DNA segment encodes these proteins:
- the hflC gene encoding protease modulator HflC, translated as MNRIIALVVAVVIVLFAASSMVFVVDQRHLAVLSSHGDKAPSLLGPGLHVKLPPPLQTVTLVDNRIQSLDAPDEDRYMTSDKTDLLANPVVKYRVTDPLKLLAETRGDAQSLPDRLALLSRSALGDAFAKVTLSDALARQQAVADEARAAMDKAAASLGVSVVDVQLTRVDFPASMADSVYKRMIAARQQVAADERAKGTAEADKIRQDALGQQQAILADGYRQAQTIKGEGDAKAAEIAAEAYGTDPQFYQFYQSMQAYRNTFKPGDVIVVDPSNEFFRFMRSPTGGAAPDAPAVPRKH; from the coding sequence ATGAACAGGATCATTGCGCTCGTCGTGGCTGTCGTCATCGTGCTGTTTGCCGCTTCGTCGATGGTGTTCGTCGTCGATCAGCGTCATCTGGCCGTGCTGTCGTCGCATGGCGACAAGGCGCCGAGCCTGCTCGGCCCCGGGCTGCACGTCAAACTGCCGCCGCCGTTGCAAACGGTCACGCTGGTCGATAACCGCATCCAGTCGCTCGATGCACCGGACGAAGACCGCTACATGACGTCCGATAAAACCGATCTGCTGGCCAACCCGGTCGTCAAATATCGCGTGACCGATCCGCTGAAGCTGCTTGCCGAAACCAGAGGCGATGCGCAGAGCTTGCCGGACCGGCTCGCCTTGCTGTCGCGCAGCGCGCTCGGCGATGCGTTCGCGAAGGTCACGCTGTCCGACGCGCTGGCCCGCCAGCAGGCCGTCGCCGACGAAGCGCGCGCCGCGATGGACAAGGCTGCGGCATCGCTCGGCGTGTCGGTGGTCGACGTGCAGTTGACGCGTGTCGACTTCCCCGCGTCGATGGCGGACTCCGTCTACAAGCGGATGATCGCCGCGCGTCAGCAGGTCGCGGCCGACGAGCGCGCGAAGGGCACGGCCGAGGCCGACAAGATCAGGCAGGACGCGCTCGGCCAGCAACAGGCAATTCTCGCGGACGGTTATCGTCAGGCGCAAACCATCAAGGGCGAGGGCGATGCGAAGGCTGCGGAAATCGCCGCCGAGGCGTACGGCACCGACCCGCAGTTCTATCAGTTCTATCAAAGCATGCAGGCGTATAGGAACACCTTCAAGCCGGGCGACGTGATCGTGGTCGACCCGAGCAACGAGTTCTTCCGCTTCATGCGTAGCCCGACCGGCGGCGCCGCCCCGGACGCTCCCGCGG